The Cervus elaphus chromosome 22, mCerEla1.1, whole genome shotgun sequence genome has a window encoding:
- the LOC122679893 gene encoding MIEF1 upstream open reading frame protein, whose protein sequence is MASWSREAVLSLYRALLRQGRQLRYTDRDFYLASIRREFRKNQKLEDPEAREKQLEKGLVFLHSKLGGII, encoded by the coding sequence ATGGCCTCATGGAGCCGAGAGGCGGTGCTGAGTCTCTACCGGGCTCTGCTTCGCCAAGGCCGACAGCTTCGCTACACTGATCGAGACTTCTACCTTGCCTCCATTCGCCGTGAGTTCCGGAAAAATCAGAAACTGGAGGATCCTGAGGCCCGGGAGAAGCAGCTGGAAAAGGGCCTGGTCTTCCTCCACAGCAAGCTAGGAGGGATCATTTAG
- the MIEF1 gene encoding mitochondrial dynamics protein MID51, protein MAGSGERKSKKDDNGIGTAIDFVLSNARLVLGVGGAAMLGIATLAVKRMYDRAISAPTSPTRLSHSGKRSWEEPNWMGSPRLLNKDMKAGLSRSLQALPTGSSAFDTDTFCPPRPKPLARKGQVDLKKSRLRMSLQEKLLTYYRNRAAIPAGEQARAKQAAVDICAELRSFLRAKLPDMPLRDMYLSGSLYDDLQVVTADHIQLIVPLVLEPNLWSCIPGEDTIMNVPGFFLVRRENPEYFPRGSSYWDRCVVGGYLSPKTVADTFEKVVAGSINWPAIGSLLDYVIRPAPPPEALTLEVQYERDKHLVIDFLPSVTLGDTVLVAKPHRLAQYDNLWRLSLRPAETARLRALDQADSGCRSLCLKILKAICKSTPALGRLTASQLTNVILHLAQEEADWSPDVLADRFLQALRGLISHLEAGVLPSVLNPKVNLLAELTPEEIDELGYTLYCSLSEPEVLLQT, encoded by the exons ATGGCAGGCTCTGGTGAGCGCAAAAGCAAGAAAGATGACAATGGCATCGGCACGGCCATCGATTTTGTGCTCTCCAACGCCCGGctggtgctgggggtgggaggagcagcCATGCTTGGCATCGCTACGCTAGCAGTTAAGCGG ATGTACGACAGGGCGATCAGCgcccccaccagccccacccGCCTGAGCCATTCAGGGAAAAGGAGCTGGGAGGAACCAAACTGGATGGGCTCTCCCCGACTGCTCAACAAGGACATGAAGGCAGGCCTGAGCAGGTCCCTGCAGGCTcttcccacaggctcctctgcctttgaCACAG ATACATTCTGCCCGCCCCGGCCCAAGCCATTGGCCAGGAAGGGCCAGGTAGACTTGAAGAAGTCACGACTCCGCATGTCCCTGCAGGAGAAACTTCTCACTTACTACCGGAACCGGGCGGCCATCCCTGCCGGCGAGCAGGCTCGGGCCAAGCAAGCTGCTGTGGACATATGTGCCGAGCTCCGGAGCTTCCTGCGGGCCAAGTTGCCTGACATGCCACTTCGGGACATGTACCTGAGTGGCAGCCTCTATGATGACCTGCAG GTGGTGACAGCTGACCACATCCAACTCATCGTGCCCCTCGTGTTGGAGCCAAACCTGTGGTCATGTATTCCCGGGGAGGATACCATCATGAACGTCCCTGGCTTCTTTCTAGTTCGCCGGGAGAACCCAGAGTATTTTCCTCGTGGTAGCAGTTACTGGGACCGCTGTGTAGTAGGGGGCTACCTTTCTCCGAAGACGGTGGCAGACACGTTCGAAAAAGTAGTGGCTGGCTCCATCAACTGGCCAGCCATCGGGTCCCTCTTGGACTATGTGATTCGACCAGCCCCGCCCCCAGaggccctgactctggaagtgcAGTATGAGCGCGACAAGCACCTCGTCATTGACTTCCTGCCATCAGTGACCCTTGGTGACACTGTCTTGGTGGCCAAACCACACCGGCTAGCCCAGTACGACAACCTGTGGCGGCTGAGCCTGCGTCCCGCCGAGACGGCGCGCCTGCGAGCCCTGGACCAGGCTGACTCGGGCTGCCGCTCCCTGTGCCTCAAGATCCTCAAGGCCATATGCAAGTCCACTCCAGCCCTGGGCCGCCTCACTGCCAGCCAGCTCACCAATGTCATCCTCCACTTGGCCCAGGAGGAGGCTGACTGGTCCCCGGACGTGCTGGCCGACCGCTTTCTGCAGGCCTTGAGGGGGCTCATCAGCCACTTAGAGGCCGGCGTTCTGCCCAGTGTCCTGAACCCTAAGGTGAACTTACTTGCAGAGCTCACCCCCGAGGAAATAGACGAATTGGGGTACACACTCTATTGCTCGTTATCCGAGCCGGAGGTGCTGCTGCAGACGTAG